One Vicia villosa cultivar HV-30 ecotype Madison, WI linkage group LG5, Vvil1.0, whole genome shotgun sequence genomic window, ATTCAGACATTTCTCCCGACTACGTAACTGCATACTCATGACTATAAACCTGTTTTAAGCTTTAAATTGAAAACTATCAAAATGTTAATATTCAATTCACCATAAAATTGCCTATTATAAATACCACAAACATCATTGGGTATAGACACAACACATCTTTCTCACATTTAACTGCTAACTAATCAACTCAAAAACACTTGTTTCTCACAACACACCATGGCTGCTAAAATTCAATTAtatcatggcattgcattcacactcatattctgCTTGGGATTGTGTGCTCTCCAAGTCACTTCTCGCACTCTCCAAGACGACTCTATGTATGAGAGACACCTGCAATGGATGAATTACTATGGCAAAGTCTATAAGGACACTCAAGAAAGGGAGAACCGTCTAAAAATATTTGCGGAAAACGCGAATTACATTGAAGCATCCAACAATGTTGACAGTAACAAGTCATACAAACTGGGCATTAATCAATTTGCAGACCTCACCAACGAGGAATTCACAGCTTCTAGAAACAAATTCAAGGGGCATATGTGCTCCTCAATCACAAGAACATCTACTTTTAAGTATGAAAATACAAGTGCGGTTCCATCCACGGTTGACTGGAGGAAGAAAGGAGCAGTGACACCTGTGAAGAATCAAGGCCAATGTGGTAAGTGTCTATCTAATAAATAAAGAATTCAAATCAGtattatcaaattttaaatttaattattttcaaactGTAATTAATATCAATATACCTTTTGTAGGATGTTGTTGGGCATTCTCTGCTGTTGCAGCAACCGAAGGAATTCATCAATTGAGTACTGGAAAATTGGTCTCTTTATCAGAACAAGAACTTGTTGATTGTGACACAAAAGGTGTGGACCAAGGTTGTGAGGGTGGTCTTATGGATGATGCTTTCAAATTCATCATTCAAAATCACGGACTCACCACTGAAGCTCAATACCCCTATCAAGGTGTTGACGGAACATGCAGTGCAAATCAAGCATCCACCCAAGCAGCCACCATTACCGGGTATGAAGATGTCCCTGCCAACAATGAGCAGGCACTGCAAAAAGCTGTGGCAAATCAACCAATTTCTGTAGCCATCGATGCTAGTGGATCCGACTTTCAATTTTACAAAAGTGGTGTGTTTACTGGTTCATGTGGAACTGAGTTGGATCATGGCGTCACTGCTGTGGGTTATGGTGTGGATAGTGATGGAACCAAATATTGGTTGGTTAAAAACTCATGGGGAACAGATTGGGGTGAAGAAGGATACATTAGAATGCAAATGGGAGTTGATGCTGCTGAAGGACTGTGTGGCATTGCAATGCAAGCATCTTACCCTACTGCTTAAATATTAAACTCAAGTACTTATGTTACCCAAACTCTGTAAATCAAACTAAATTATGATTGGTTGTGCATTTATCTTCTATTAGCTGCATCAATCACGGTTTCTTGTTACAGAGTGTTTCTGGTTTCCTCTTATTACAACTCAGGACTTTTAACAAACTCAAAACTTGTCATTCAGGTAACATTGATTTCGATTTTTGGAATAAAATACAACTCATAAATATATAGGAGAAATGTTAAAGTAATGTCAAAATCTCCTGAGCTAATAAAAAGATAGTTGAAATCTTCTGAAAATACAGGACTGTCAAATTGATATCACAAATGCAAACAAATTTGGCATGTGTTTTTGGATTTAAACTAATAAGTACTACTGTTCTATTTTCATATGTTGTATCTCAATAAACAAGTTTTAAGCATGCATTTAGTcggtttttaaattaaaaaatcaaatgagaAATTTTTCTTTGAACAACTTTCTCGCTAAACTCAAAATTGTTTCTCAAAGTGTTATAGCTAAAAATACGTAAGAGGATGAGAAATAATTAATAGAGAGGTTGAGATAGAGGAAGGTAAGAAATAAATGAAGGAGAGTGTCTCTATTTATAGGTCAATGAACGGTTATTAAAACAGTCCATTGGCAAAATTAATATCCTAGTCAATTAGCTAGTCGATTAGGAACATGAAATAATCACTTAATACTATCCAAATTAAAAGGTTGTAATAGAGAGTCGTTACCATTCATTCAAAAATTATCATAATCGATTATAGACATGTTTCTCCCTTATCTAATTGATTAAACATTGGTTCTAATAGATTAAATAGTTCAAAAACTTGCCCTAATCTATTAAGAAAAAGACAGAAACATTTTAGGTGGCTTTATTTGAGTTAAAAGGTAATGCACTGaccgtgtaaaatagttttacaccgtcatccaatagaaaatcataaatgtgtcatgtcattaagttttttttaaataaaaagatggtttaattggatacatgagtGATGATTGGtttacagtgtaaaaatattttacactatcagtgcatcaccccttttctctttcCAAAAGCTCCCTTGTGTTTTTACAAAACATTGACCACCCAATTAGACATGACCggacgagctttcacacttcttcTCTTTCACACTCTGAAGCTTCATGTCATTTTGCCGGATATACCAGTCATATAAGAACTTCACTTGAATCTTCTTGTGGTTAAGGCTTGAGATATTTTCAAGTCAGACGCCATCTTCCGAGAATATCACTGGTatcataaaaccctaattctttggcTTGATTCGGATTAATAGCTTGATCAACCATCTTGTGCATCTTTGATTGCTTGCTTTAGTACTTGCTTGTCTTCATGCTTTGTTGTCATTAGGATCATTTTAATAACTATTACAGCTTcaggtgttgtcatcatcaaaatcatgatGTTATCAGAGCCAAGCACATTGTGCCTATCTACAGGCTTTGATCACTTCCTGATTATACCTGCAAACAcataatttcaaaattattacaagagattacaaatgagttacaataAAATAGTTGCTCAAGTTATCTAGaacaaaccatattttttacccTAGTACGTGTTTCTCAATATTTCaaactctatatatatatatataaatcacaCAAACTCAAAGTATTTAGAATTTCTTAATCCCCTTATATACCTCCAAAGATCTCTTGAATTCAAGAATACACCCCAAAAAATTTATAACATTGTCTCTCTAACTAGGATTACCATATCTTCCTTTTGTCTTATTCCCTTAAGTAACAAAAGTGATAGTGATACATATTTATAACAACACAAACTTTACAGATCCAAAATAGACTCAAAACACGACTCATCACCGAACATATCTTCGAATCAAATCGACTCAGACTAAGACCTAACTGGACCACTGCCACCATTGCACCAACGACTGACCGTCGAAGCTTTGTCGCCGTCATCAGTCGGACTCCAGCCACCGCCACCAGCCAAACTCCGACCGCAATCCTTCTGTACTTATTTTGTAGTTCTAATTTCTGAAAGTGTTGAAACATATTTTCCAGGTTTTGTCTCAAAGCATGTTTCGTCAAAAATTATAATCATGAAAAACAACACAGAATGACGCCGGTCGGAGTCTGGTAGATGACAGCAGACGAAACTATGGCGGGTGGCAATCCTCAGACGAATAGTGGCAAAGCTCTGGCGGAGTCTGGTCAGCGGCAGGTGGAGTCTAGTCGGTGGCGGCAGAGCTTCGGGGACCAGTTGTTAACATGGTGATAACAACAGTCTAGGCGGGTCTCGAATGTTGGTTCAGTTTCTGTTTGGTGACGGTTATGTTTTAGACTTGCTTTGGATACATAGGGTTCAGTGGTGTAGTGGTAGAGACTATTTCCGTGTTAGTTATCAGAAGACTTCACAACAGTACTATTAGTAAGTTTATACTATAAGTTTGATATTATGAGACTTCACAATGAGAAAGTACTGACGCATCAATACTTGTAGTAAGTTTATTATCAGAAGACTTCACAACAGTACTATTGTAGTTGGATCTTTTAATTTCACAACATTTTTCTTTAAttactttctttcttttatttatttttctaattttgtaaAATCTTCTTTATAACTTGCATGTTCTTATGTTTCTCTCTTGAGCCGCTTGGATTTTGGCAGAGTCAAAATTTGTCATTAAggctatgtttgagagtttggaggggaagggaggggaaggctttgaaaaataggaggaattgggtgaaaatgataaaaagattttgtgtaggagggttttggagggtttgagtttattcataacaccaaaaaccccataaaatgggggaactcaaaaattgtattgaaggagggttttgaagggttttgaagggcttacctaaattttccaaatatcttttaggttgttatactattttgaaaattaaaaatttagtaatgataataactcttttatcattctaaacaaattcattttttcaaaaattgtcaaatattttcctacatttttttaaaattttgtttttggaagcattcccctcccctccccttcaaactcccaaacatagcctaaagtaACATTAGTCTAAAATTTATAATACGTTTtgttaatcaatttaattaaacacTTAACTAATCACTTCGATAAGCATTTTTTTACAACTTTGATAAGCTTTTATTGGATATTGATAAGTTATATTAGTGAGGATATTTATGAGTTATAGTGAGTACGTTGATGTAAACTAAAAAGAACTCAACAACACAAGCTatgttttataaatttattcaaaTGACGAATATAAACTTAAATAAACTTTCAAGTATCACTTTAATCGATAGATGATCAATGTATCAAGGTTTTTTTCTATACTTGTTCAAAAATCACTACTTTTTTATATCTTTCAAGTTTCAAGCATGCATTTTGTTAGCTTTTAGATTAAAAAATAGACAATATAGATGAGAATATCAATTTGTGATTCTGATAGAAATGACTGAAATATTTTCTACCATTACCAATAAGGTTGCAGAAGTATTATTTTAAGGTATATAGAATAGATATCAATGTACTGGAACAGCATTGAAAATCATCAGTAAATTAATTCAACGCTTCAATGACAACCAAAAAGATTCGTGAACATTATTTATTAACTCGTCATAATATATCATCATCAAGCAACATTCCTCATTAAAATCAAACTTAGTACTACAAAGTGATCATACAAAACTTCCATACCAAACATTTTATAACTCACTTCACACAATAGTTGCTATTCTGTGGGATTTCTGATAGGGAATCAACTCAAGAAAAGCCATAATTAGTTCACATTCTAGTTACTAGACTGGCGCAACTCAGGGCGGACAAAGTCTGCATCTGCAGGCACTGAAATGTCTAATGTGGGTCTTAGTTCAGCACAAACTTGAATAGCTCCGTGCACTGGGTCTGACACGAAGTTGCTGATCAGGTCCTGGTTGATAGGAGCTCCGCTGTCTACTGCCACCAAGGCCTGCTGAGTTAAATTGTAATCAAATCTAGGAGCCCATTTCCTTGAACCCAACCTTGCTGTGGTTGAGCAGTTGTCAACCATGAAAGAAACACCACGAGCATGCATGAATGGATTCAAAGAATCGACAGACTCGATCACACTCTCATTAATGATTTCAGAGTAAGAATGCCCCTTCTTCCTCAAGACCTCAATCTGGAAATTGTtataaagaaattcaaaataagGTCAGTTTTATGTGTCAATTAAACCACAAATGATTAAGCaagaaaaatgaataaaaagataggaaatctttttaaaaaaaaaatcatgctgTCTTTTATGGGTGACTTACAGCTTTTCAATTCAAAAGCATGGGAAAAGGTATTCTAAGTTGAGCTTTTTTCTAGAATGAGCAACTACATGTGTTCGCCCTTGATGTAATTACAAGTGCGAGATCCATAAAAAGTCAAGGGCGAATACAAGCCTACCTCACATTAAagatgattttaatttaaaaaaatttccaaaccttaacaataaaataaatactacttGATGCAGGAAACATATGTTGTAACAATTTTATATCAACAACCAATATTCGAGCAAAAAAAGTGATAACAAAGATACAAACCTGGGCCATCATCAATGCCACAAAGACACCAGCGGTAAATGGGTATAGAGGGCCTAGATCACCTGCTGGCCTTGTAGATCGAACGCGTTCACCAACCTTCCACATCCGAGTCTGATCAATTTTACCCATGGGAAATGCAGGCAGACCCTCTTTCTCCTGTAAAACACAGGAATAAGTTGAAGTCCTCCATATAAAGGCCAACTATAAATGGGAAATAAATATGAACTTACGTAAAATCGACGACCGGCCAAAACAACACTGCGGATCTCACTACCGCTGGCCACATCCTCGTAGCACTCATACAAAATTTCCATGCAGGGATAAAAGGAAGCACTGTATGCTTTCTCAAATTCCTTCTTTCCATCTTCAGATAAAGCATTGTATACAGCCAACATGCCCTATCCAACCAAAAAGAGCAATGCTTAGATCACAACTCATAAGTCCACCATATTCAAGTTGAAAGGGAAAAAAATCAAAGAGACGAGAAGTTAGTGGATATAAGGAAGAGATCGCAACCTGAGTTGAGATGGTTTTAGATATTACTCCTGTAATGGACTCAACAGTGTTCTTATAAGCAAGATCTTCACTCATTCCATTTTCAGTGTACCTTCTAAACAAGGACTCAACAATTCCATGAACGGCACCCAGTAAAATTCCTGTAAACCATAAAAGTAAAGTTATGTAATGCAAAAAGACTTCAAAGGACAATATCAAGGCATTTCAAGAAGCAACTGCATACCTCTCTCTCCAAAGATGTCACTCTTGTATTCCTGCTCTAATGTAGTGGCAAATGTGAAAGGAGAACCAAGGGCAACAGACCACCCCAAAGCAACATTAGTAGCCCGACCATCAACATCCTGCATCCAATGATATTACGTTTAGCCTCCCAGTAAAGTAAATTACCAAttcatcaaataaaataatatgggCAAGAGCACGTTGATGAGGGAAGGAATACAAATTAAGATAGAGGGAAGTTTACCTGGTGGACTCCAAAACTTGAATTAATTCCAGCACCATTTATCTCTTTGCCTTGTACGTAAAGCCTCCTTACAGAAGGACCCATCCCCTTAGGACACACTGCAATTACACTGAAATTTTTGGGAAAATCAAGTCCAATTGACTGCAAGTGGCCAAGAAGAAAACCGTGGGACAGCCCAAGTATGCTATTTGGCTTCATGTGGGAAAATATTTTCTCATAATTATCTGCCTGtgttaaagaacaaattttaaagtTATTGATAGGGACCTCGAGTGAAAACTGTGAAGAGATGCAAAATGTTAGAAAACTGCAAAAGCACAGCAGCATGACACAGCCTGTACACATACAAAGCCAGATCAAATTGTTCCAGtggaaaatataagaaaaaaaatgcaaattacaagttaattatttaaaaaaatgttctGCGTCCGAAAAACATccattcaatttaaaacaaaaaagtaatacatctttctttaatttattCCATAACATTGATTATATATGTCTGATTCTGAGTAATATACGACAGACGTGATCATACTTGGCGGTGGAAAACAATACAAAATGATTGGAAGCATTCTTGATAATCAAcgacaatattaaaaaaaccaaCAGAAAGTAATCAAAATCAATCTAAGTAATTAATAGTGGACAATGGAGACATTACCAAAAGAGTCGACAGATTTCTGGAGCATTGACATGAATATACTAACCTGTGCAGAATCAGAAATCAACAGCAATACAAGATCACTGCCTGAAATAGTTTCCCATATGTCACCTAGAGTTCCCTTCTCCTCACTAAATCCAGCATCCCTGGCCTCATTAAAGGAACTAGAACCTTTCCTGAGTCCAACCTGTAAACATTGATAGACAAATGTATTATTCTAACAGGATCCAGAGAGAGATCAATGCTAGTAAAAATCCTTTACAGCTTACAATCATATATCAatatatcaaaacaacataataAACCAAAACACTAAAATTGCAGAATCACCTTAACCACAATATCAGACTTTGCTTCAACAAGAGAGTCACGTAGATTCTGAGCCTGAGCAGGTCCCTGATGAACGTAGCACAAAAATAGCAATTGTATTAAAATTATGAACTGTGACAGTATCAGAACATTccttctaaaataaaataatatctccAAACACAAAAGGTATCACTTTCTGTCTTACAATAAATAAGATATTCCCCAAAAATGGTTTAGATACCAAAATATACATGTTTAGATACCTACACATGTTTAGATACCAAACTATAAAGTTGAATCCAACCGCAACAAATAAACTTACTCAAAGAAAAACACTTTCAACTAACATGTCACATGCATGCAAAATTAGGTTGAGattaccaaaaaa contains:
- the LOC131607255 gene encoding senescence-specific cysteine protease SAG39-like, with the protein product MAAKIQLYHGIAFTLIFCLGLCALQVTSRTLQDDSMYERHLQWMNYYGKVYKDTQERENRLKIFAENANYIEASNNVDSNKSYKLGINQFADLTNEEFTASRNKFKGHMCSSITRTSTFKYENTSAVPSTVDWRKKGAVTPVKNQGQCGCCWAFSAVAATEGIHQLSTGKLVSLSEQELVDCDTKGVDQGCEGGLMDDAFKFIIQNHGLTTEAQYPYQGVDGTCSANQASTQAATITGYEDVPANNEQALQKAVANQPISVAIDASGSDFQFYKSGVFTGSCGTELDHGVTAVGYGVDSDGTKYWLVKNSWGTDWGEEGYIRMQMGVDAAEGLCGIAMQASYPTA
- the LOC131602366 gene encoding ketol-acid reductoisomerase, chloroplastic-like is translated as MAAVTSSCSTAISASSKTLAKPVAASFAPTNLSFSKLCPHSIRARRSITVGSALGATMVSAPPATLPVSLDFETSVFKKERVNLAGHEEYIVRGGRDLFHLLPEAFKGIKQIGVIGWGSQGPAQAQNLRDSLVEAKSDIVVKVGLRKGSSSFNEARDAGFSEEKGTLGDIWETISGSDLVLLLISDSAQADNYEKIFSHMKPNSILGLSHGFLLGHLQSIGLDFPKNFSVIAVCPKGMGPSVRRLYVQGKEINGAGINSSFGVHQDVDGRATNVALGWSVALGSPFTFATTLEQEYKSDIFGERGILLGAVHGIVESLFRRYTENGMSEDLAYKNTVESITGVISKTISTQGMLAVYNALSEDGKKEFEKAYSASFYPCMEILYECYEDVASGSEIRSVVLAGRRFYEKEGLPAFPMGKIDQTRMWKVGERVRSTRPAGDLGPLYPFTAGVFVALMMAQIEVLRKKGHSYSEIINESVIESVDSLNPFMHARGVSFMVDNCSTTARLGSRKWAPRFDYNLTQQALVAVDSGAPINQDLISNFVSDPVHGAIQVCAELRPTLDISVPADADFVRPELRQSSN